The genomic window CGAACGCCTCTGGGAACAAACAGCGCCCAGTCGATGGGCTTGATACTGTCCTGGGTATTGTCAACAACAAGATAGTCCAGGGAATACCGGTTGATATCTTCGGCAATGGTACCTTTATAGGAATAGCTCTCCGACGTTTGCATACCCTTGAACGGTGCTCCGGCACCATAAACCGTTACGCTGTTTTTGCGCACATGCACATCTGAGAACAGAATCCCTTCAAAGAGTCCTGCGGCCAGGGGGCTGTCAAGACAGAGTTCCATGATCTGATGAATATCCACAAGCCCATGGATTTTGTTTTCCAGTTCCTTGATATGGCGCTCTTTTGAATCAGATACTGTTTTGTTCCTGGCACTGCTGATTTTGGGATTCTGAAGGGATATCCGGATAATCTGATGTTCTTTATGGACCAGATACCGGACAATGGTCCTGGACTGAACCCATTTTTTCCCGTCAGCCGAGCCAAAAGTGAGGTTACCGGCCCACGTTCTGGACAGCGGCAAAGTTTTTAAGATATCCGATACGGTTTGCCGGGTATTTCCTGCATAAAAAGAATCCAAGGACAGCTTCCCAAAATCTATCTCCTGTATGCTGAACATCTGCTTGGCAGTCGGATTGGCGCAGATGAGCTCCTGCCTGTCGTATCCAAACAAAAACACCGGATTGTTAATATCTTCAATCATTAATTTGAGTTCCAGATCAATGTCCAGAATCCCCTTGATCACGGCCACTGTATCATCCACATTCAAAAGATAACCGTAGTAATACCCCGGATCCTGCCGGTTAACGGCACCGGTAAGCTTAAGCCATGAAATCTGTCCGTTGCTGTTCTTTACCCTGAACACGGAAGCCGCCACAGTTCCCTCTTTGACCATATCCATAAAGGCCTCAAGGATATGCTGATCTTCGGGTAGAATATTGGCATTACGGTAGGCAATATTCTTTAAAAAAAGAGCACCATCAATACCCGGCGCTACATTTATATTTTTATTGAGGAACTCAATACGGGCTTTTCGGATCTCTATTCGCCATAAAAGGGCAGGAAAATCATTGATAAAACTATACAGATCATCCACCGGGATTGTCAGCGGCCGTGTCAAAAGTACGCCTCCTGAAGTATTGCATGTTAAACCCTTTGACGGCCGTTTATCTCCTTTGTCTCAGAGGTTTTAAACGGCCAAGGGCCTTATTAAGCTTATGACATTGAAAATTTTTCGTAACTGACCTGATCATATAAAAGCGTACTCGCGTCATGACCATCCATTTCAGTTGCAGGATGGCCAATACCGATAACCGCTTGCACCTGGACATGTTCGGGCAGATCAAGAATGCCGGAAATATAATCCGATGCGGCAGTACCGTCATCACGGCTGCGCAGACGCATCTGTGCCCAGCAGGAGCCAAGACCCAGATCCGCAGCAGCCAAATGAATAATAATGGCGGCAATGGAGGCATCCTCAATCCAAACATCACTTTTGGATGTATCGGCACACACGACAATGGCCAACGGCGCATTTTTTAAAAATGCAGCGCCATGGGATTTGGCCTGAGACAATAATTCGATGCGGCTCTTATCTTTGACCACAACAAACTGCCATGGATTGAAGCCCCTGGAACTTGGGGACCGAAGCGCCGCTTCGATCAGAATATCACATTGTTCATCACTTACAGGTTTATCCTCAAACTGCCGAATGCTTCTTCTCTTACGTAATAATTCAATAAACATGTTTACTCCTGTTTTTTAACGATCTTTATACTGCTCGAAAGTACTTGTTATAACATTCCAACCAATTTTTGCATATGTAGTGCCCGAGCGAAAACCGTAAATTTTGCACAAAAAAGGCTTGTAAAAATAGTTAAGTAACTTTATTATATTTCCATGAATCAGGAACTAAAAAAAAAGATCGTCAACAATCTGATGCAGGTTACCCGCAAATTTGCCGAAGTGGAAACATTTCCCATAGAGGTTACCGGTGATGTCAGCGTCTCAACCCGGGAAGCCCATGCCATTGAAAGCATTGGTGAAAATCGATGTGTGAATGTTACACAAATCGCCGACCATTTCGGGTTTACCAAAAGTGCCGCATCCCAACTGGTGTCAAAACTGACCCGGCAGGGATTTGTGGTCAAAAAGCAGGCCGGGCACAGCAATAAAGAACTACAGCTTTCTCTGACGCCTTTGGGGTGGCAGGCCTTTGAAGCCCACGCAAAGATGCACGGCCGAGATCTTAAACAGGTTCTTGAAACCATGGACCATGTGGAAATCAGTGTACTCATCCAGTTAAATGAGTTGCTGGGCAGCCTAAATTCAATCATGGATGGCCGGTTGACCAAGTAGTGTTTGCTTGGTCCCTAAGTCACCCACCTGCGCCTTGCATCTGAGCAACTTTGCGTTCACGCACAGGTTTCCGATCAGGCATTACGTCGTTTGAACGACTGATGAGTGTGCGTTAAATTTTTTTACATAAATAGTTAAGCGACTTAATTATATATAAGGAAACGTATCATGAAAAAAATCATCTTAAGCCTGGCCACATTAGCCTTGCTCGCGTTGGTCCTGTTTTTCATAGGAATCGGGAACCGGCTGCTACCGAAACAGGTTTCAGCTAAGGATCCGGCAAAAAAAGAGGTGGTTCAGCCCATCCCAACTGCCAAGGCAATCACCTACAACCCCAAACAAGCTTTCACATTCCCGGGCAAGGTGAAAGCAGCCAAAAAGGCTGAGCTTTCATTTCAGATTCCAGGCCGGATCGAGCTATTGAACATTCTGGAAGGACAAAAGGTAAAAAAGGGAGAGCTTCTGGCATCCATTGACAGAAAAAACCATCTGTATGCGGCCCGGGCAGCCCGGGCCAGGTACCAGATATCAAAGCAAGATTTTCACCGTGCATCCCAACTCTATCGGGATAAGGTGATAAGCAAAGCCCAATTTGACACAGCCCTGGCCGCCCATGATGTGGCAAAAGCAGAGCTGGCCATCAAAGAGAAGGCCCTGGCCGACAGCAGGCTTACCGCCCCCTTTGACGGTTTGGTGGCCAAACGCTATGTGGAGAAAAAAGAACATGTGGACAAGGGGGAGCCGGTTCTTCTGCTTCAGGATGTGTCAGGCATTGAAGTTGAGGTACAGTTACCCGAGCAACTTGTTGCCCGGGGCGGAACCGATATTCTGGACCGGCTGACGGTTCGTTTTGATGCCGATCCGGAAGTTACATTCCCGGCTGAGGCCATGGAGTTAAGCATGGAATCAAGCCGGGATACGCGCACCTACGAGCTGGACATCAAACTGCCATCACCGGCGAATATGCACATTCTGCCAGGCATGACGGCAACGGTTTGCGGCATTATCAAACAGCCTGAAAACGTTTTAGGCCGACAGCCAACCCTGCTGATACCAGTCGAGGCCGTGGCGTTTGACCCCAATGGTAAGCCCTATGTCTGGGTTGTGGATACTAAGTCACAAAAGGCAAGAAAACAGCATGTACAGATCGGCCCGATGCATGACGCCGGCATTGAGGTAAGCAAAGGTATTAATGCAGATGATCTGGTGGCCATTGCCGGACTTTACACACTTACTGAAACACAAAGGATTCGCCCAATGAAGCAAGGCAAGAAAGGACTGGAGGGATGAACAATCCGGGATTATATGCCGTCCGTTACAAAGTAGTCACCTTGGTTTTAAGCCTGCTCATTGTACTTGGCGGAATCTTCAGTTTTCTTAATATCGGCCGCCTGGAGGACCCGGAATTCACTATCAAGGAAGCCGTGATTTATACCCAATATCCAGGGGCATCTGCCGGGCAGGTGGAACTGGAGGTGACAGAGCCCATTGAAACAGCTATCCAACAACTTAAACAGCTCAAGGAAGTCCGCTCCATATCCCGGGCCGGTGTTTCCATTATTTTTGCAGAAACACAAGAGATCTACGATAAAGATAATCTTCCCCAGGTTTGGGACGAACTTCGCCGCAAGGTGGGAAGTGTCGATGGCCAACTGCCTCCGGGTTGCGGCAAGCCCGTGGTCAATGATGACTTCGGGGATGTTTACGGTGTAATGTTTGCCGTCACCGGTGACGGGTACGATAAAAAGCAACTCAAGGAATATGCCAAGGATCTGCACCGGGAACTGCTCACCTGCAAGGATGTCGGGCGGATTGATTTCTGGGGCCTTCCCCGGGAAGCAATTTTTATTGAAATCGACCGGGCCAGGCTGACACAGCTGGGGTTGAAGCCTGATACCATTTTCAATACCATCGCTTCACAAAACCGTGTCACGCCGGCAGGGGCAGTGCCTGTGGGCAGCGAATACATCCCCTTTCGCATCACCGGGGATTATAACGCCATTCAAGATATGGGCAACCAGCTTATCAGCGGTACCCAGGGGCGAATGATCCGGTTAAAGGAAGTGGCCCGGATCCGGCATGATATCATGACCCCGGCAGATGAACTCATGCGATATAACGGCAAAAAAGCGGTAGGGATTGGAATATCAACCGTTTCCGGCGGCAATGTCATTGCCATGGGCAAATCCATTAATGAACGCCTGGCACAACTGCAGGCCAATACGCCTTTGGGCATAACCATCCAGACCATTACCAGCCAGTCCAAAATTGTGGAAACGGCTGTCTCGGGATTTGTGACCAACCTGATCAGTGCTGTGGCTATTGTTATCCTCCTGCTGGTGGTATTCATGGGCTGGCGGGAAGGGTTTATCATCGGATTTGTACTGATTCTCACCATCCTGGCAACGCTGATGGTGATGAAATCCTGGGGTATCACATTGCAGCGTATCTCCCTGGGCGCCCTGATCATCGCTTTGGGCATGCTGGTGGACAACGCCATTGTGATCACCGAAGGCATCATAACCAAACTGAACCGGGGAATCCCCCGGGAACAGGCCGCGGCCCAGGCGGTCAGCGAAACCATGTGGCCGCTTTTAGGCGCCACGGTGATTGCCATCCTGGCCTTTGCCGCCATTTCTCTGTCCAAAGACATGACCGGGGAGTGGCTGGCCAGCCTGTTCCAGGTGATCTGCATCTCTTTGGGCTTGAGCTGGTTTTTTGCCATCACCACGGTGCCCTGTTTTTGTGTCATGGTGCTGCCTGTTTCTAAAACCCAAGACCAGGCAACATATTCAAAACGATTTTTCACCTGGTATAAAGCTGTTGTCGCCAGGGCCATTGACCACCGATGGCTGACCCTGACAGGTGTCATTGGATTGCTGGCAGTTGCCATGTGGGGCTTTGGCCATGTGAAGCAGGATTTTATGCCGGATACCAACCGCGCCCAGTTTACCGTAGACATATGGATGCCCCAGGGCACCCATATTGACAACACGGCAACAACCCTTGAACAGGTTGAGCGGCATGTGGCGAGCTTAAAAGGGGTGCAGAATACGGCAAGCTTTATTGGCCGGGGGCCTTTGCGTTTTCTTCTGACCTTTTCGCCTGAAATGCCGGACAGTGCCTATGCCCAGTTGCTGGTGGATGTGGATGATTTCAGACGGGTGCCGGCACTTAAAAATGAAATTCAGCAGTGGCTGGACAGGGACATGCCCCAGGTCACCGGCAGTGTTGACGCATTTAAACTTGGTCCTGGCGGCGGTGCCGTGGTGGCCCGGTTAAGCGGACCGGAAAGCACCACACTTCGCACGCTTGCCGACCAGGTGATAAAAATAATGGCAAAACATCCCAATACCCGCAGTATCCGCACAGACTGGGGCAACCAGGTCAAGGTCAACGAAATTGATTTTTCCGACCGCAGGGCCCGGGAGCTTGGCATTTCCCGCCCAGAAGTTGCCGGTGCTGTGGCCATGAATTTCACGGGCGCCATTGTGGGCCAATACCGGCATGGGGACGAGCTTTTACCCATCATCCTGCAACCACCTAAGGAACAGCGGAATACCATCAACGCAATTGATGATGTACAGATCTTCAGCCGAATGAAAAGCAAATGGGTGCCGGTGCAGCAGGTGACCAACGGCACAACCACTGCCGTGGAACAGAGCGTGATTCACCGCCTCAACCAGAAACGAACCCTGCGGGTATTTTGCAAGCAGCGAAAAGGCACCACTGATGCCCTGTTCCGTCAATTGGCCCCGGTGCTTGAAAAAGAGCTGAAACTGCCTGTGGGCTATACTTTAGAATGGGGCGGAGAACATGAGGAGCAGCTTGAGGCCAATGCCAAACTGATGTCCAATTTCCCCATTGCGTTTGCCGGGATGTTCCTGGTTACGGTGCTGCTGTTCAACAGCCTGAGGTATCCTTTAATTATTTTTATGGGGCTGCCCCTGATTGTTGTGGGAGTAGCCCCGGGCATGCTCATTGCCGATAAGGCATTCGGGTTCATGGCCATGCTCGGATTTTTAAGCCTTTTCGGCATGTTGATCAAAAATGAAATTGTTTTGCTGGATCAGATCAAAGTGGAACTGGCCGCGGGTAAAGAACCGTTCAGTGCGGTAGTTGACTCTTCTGCAAGCCGTATCCGGCCGGTTACTATGGCCACATTTACAACGGTGTTCGGCATGATCCCATTATTGACTGACGCCTTTTTCAGTCCCATGGCCGCAGCCATTATGGGGGGATTAAGCTTTGCCACGCTGTTGACCCTGTTTGTGGTGCCGGTATTTTTCAGTACCCTGTTTTCAATCCGAAGACCAGCACCTCACAGTTAATAAAGGAATTATGATATGCGTTTATTTCAAAACTGCAGAATAGAGATATCAAAAATCGTCTTGGTGTTTTTCCTGTGGCTACTGCCCGCGGGTGCCGCACCTGGTAAGATGAATAAACCGGAGCCCCTGTGCATGGACATCCCCTATGGCCGGCTGACACTTACCCAGGCCCAGCAAATGGCGCTTTCCGCCTCTCCCAGGGTGGCTGAAATGCTGGCCCGCATCAACCAGGCCCAGGCAGTTTGCGACCAGGCCCGAGCGGACTTGTGGCCAACAGTAACGGTTCATGCCGGGTACGATTGGCAAAACCAGTCCATACGTCCTGACTGGCATCCCGAGATACGGGTGGAAGAAAGCCTGAAGCATCAGAATACCGGAATCCAAATCAACTGGCTCCTATTTGACGGATTCAGCCGGCAGGCATCCATTCTGGCGGCAAAGGCCGGAACAAAGGCGGCCGAAGAGATGACAGAGGATGTCCGCCGCCTGCTGGCAAAAAGTGTAGCCGGGGCATATTACCAGGCACAATTAGCAGCTGAAGGCATGCAGATTGCCAAGCAGAACAGTCTGTTTAACCAAAACCTGGCGCGGGATGCTGAAAAGCGCTTCCTGGCCGGAGCCATTCCCCAAGCCGAGTATCTGAATTTCAACGTCAAATCCCTGCAGGCGGAAAATAGTTTCCTTAAAGCGGAACAATACTATTCCGTAGTCTGCATTATGCTGGCCAAGTTACTGGCACGTCCAGACTCGAGGCTCGCCCCGGATATGTATCCCATGGCCGAAGTCCAGAGTGAAACCCTGGATCAGCTCCCTATATTTGAAGATGAATTTGCCTACGCCATAAATCACCGGCCGGATTTGCTTTTGCTCGACGCCAAACGGGAGGCCCTGCTTCAAAAAAAAAGGCAGGGCAAGGCAGCATTCTACCCAAAAATTTTTGTCACCGGCAGTTACGACTATGATGAATACCAGAACATTGGAAACATCGACCAGAACGAGCACGGCAGTGCCATTGGTTTCAGCCTGAACTGGGATCTGTTTGACGGAGGTCGGCGTTTGGCAAACATTGATGAGACCCAAACTCGACTGTTACAGGTTAAAAGGCAGAAGCAACAAAAAATTCTGGAAATCCAGGCTGCCTTGCATCAGGCCCTGGTCAAGGTCAGGTTTTCACAGGCGGTATATCAGCGGGAGCGGTACACCCTAAAACTGGTCAAACAAATTCGGGACCATGTGGAACGCTCCTACCGGGTTGGTGTCACCACATTAACACGGCTCAACGAAGCCCAGACAGACCTGGTCACAGTTCAGGCATCCATTGCCACCAGCCGAATCAACTGTCTGCTGCACCTGGAAAGCCTGCGTGCTGAAAGCGGACGGATATTAGATGGGATAAGGTAAACCGATTGTTTTTACAGGATTAGAATGTACAAAATGAAATAAAATCTTTGCGAACCAGCGCCAATGGTAGTATGAATTTTTTTGTTGATAGTCACGATTTAAAGATTTGCGTATGGAGAAA from uncultured Desulfobacter sp. includes these protein-coding regions:
- a CDS encoding nitroreductase family protein gives rise to the protein MFIELLRKRRSIRQFEDKPVSDEQCDILIEAALRSPSSRGFNPWQFVVVKDKSRIELLSQAKSHGAAFLKNAPLAIVVCADTSKSDVWIEDASIAAIIIHLAAADLGLGSCWAQMRLRSRDDGTAASDYISGILDLPEHVQVQAVIGIGHPATEMDGHDASTLLYDQVSYEKFSMS
- a CDS encoding MarR family transcriptional regulator; the encoded protein is MNQELKKKIVNNLMQVTRKFAEVETFPIEVTGDVSVSTREAHAIESIGENRCVNVTQIADHFGFTKSAASQLVSKLTRQGFVVKKQAGHSNKELQLSLTPLGWQAFEAHAKMHGRDLKQVLETMDHVEISVLIQLNELLGSLNSIMDGRLTK
- a CDS encoding efflux RND transporter periplasmic adaptor subunit; protein product: MKKIILSLATLALLALVLFFIGIGNRLLPKQVSAKDPAKKEVVQPIPTAKAITYNPKQAFTFPGKVKAAKKAELSFQIPGRIELLNILEGQKVKKGELLASIDRKNHLYAARAARARYQISKQDFHRASQLYRDKVISKAQFDTALAAHDVAKAELAIKEKALADSRLTAPFDGLVAKRYVEKKEHVDKGEPVLLLQDVSGIEVEVQLPEQLVARGGTDILDRLTVRFDADPEVTFPAEAMELSMESSRDTRTYELDIKLPSPANMHILPGMTATVCGIIKQPENVLGRQPTLLIPVEAVAFDPNGKPYVWVVDTKSQKARKQHVQIGPMHDAGIEVSKGINADDLVAIAGLYTLTETQRIRPMKQGKKGLEG
- a CDS encoding efflux RND transporter permease subunit — protein: MNNPGLYAVRYKVVTLVLSLLIVLGGIFSFLNIGRLEDPEFTIKEAVIYTQYPGASAGQVELEVTEPIETAIQQLKQLKEVRSISRAGVSIIFAETQEIYDKDNLPQVWDELRRKVGSVDGQLPPGCGKPVVNDDFGDVYGVMFAVTGDGYDKKQLKEYAKDLHRELLTCKDVGRIDFWGLPREAIFIEIDRARLTQLGLKPDTIFNTIASQNRVTPAGAVPVGSEYIPFRITGDYNAIQDMGNQLISGTQGRMIRLKEVARIRHDIMTPADELMRYNGKKAVGIGISTVSGGNVIAMGKSINERLAQLQANTPLGITIQTITSQSKIVETAVSGFVTNLISAVAIVILLLVVFMGWREGFIIGFVLILTILATLMVMKSWGITLQRISLGALIIALGMLVDNAIVITEGIITKLNRGIPREQAAAQAVSETMWPLLGATVIAILAFAAISLSKDMTGEWLASLFQVICISLGLSWFFAITTVPCFCVMVLPVSKTQDQATYSKRFFTWYKAVVARAIDHRWLTLTGVIGLLAVAMWGFGHVKQDFMPDTNRAQFTVDIWMPQGTHIDNTATTLEQVERHVASLKGVQNTASFIGRGPLRFLLTFSPEMPDSAYAQLLVDVDDFRRVPALKNEIQQWLDRDMPQVTGSVDAFKLGPGGGAVVARLSGPESTTLRTLADQVIKIMAKHPNTRSIRTDWGNQVKVNEIDFSDRRARELGISRPEVAGAVAMNFTGAIVGQYRHGDELLPIILQPPKEQRNTINAIDDVQIFSRMKSKWVPVQQVTNGTTTAVEQSVIHRLNQKRTLRVFCKQRKGTTDALFRQLAPVLEKELKLPVGYTLEWGGEHEEQLEANAKLMSNFPIAFAGMFLVTVLLFNSLRYPLIIFMGLPLIVVGVAPGMLIADKAFGFMAMLGFLSLFGMLIKNEIVLLDQIKVELAAGKEPFSAVVDSSASRIRPVTMATFTTVFGMIPLLTDAFFSPMAAAIMGGLSFATLLTLFVVPVFFSTLFSIRRPAPHS
- a CDS encoding TolC family protein, translated to MRLFQNCRIEISKIVLVFFLWLLPAGAAPGKMNKPEPLCMDIPYGRLTLTQAQQMALSASPRVAEMLARINQAQAVCDQARADLWPTVTVHAGYDWQNQSIRPDWHPEIRVEESLKHQNTGIQINWLLFDGFSRQASILAAKAGTKAAEEMTEDVRRLLAKSVAGAYYQAQLAAEGMQIAKQNSLFNQNLARDAEKRFLAGAIPQAEYLNFNVKSLQAENSFLKAEQYYSVVCIMLAKLLARPDSRLAPDMYPMAEVQSETLDQLPIFEDEFAYAINHRPDLLLLDAKREALLQKKRQGKAAFYPKIFVTGSYDYDEYQNIGNIDQNEHGSAIGFSLNWDLFDGGRRLANIDETQTRLLQVKRQKQQKILEIQAALHQALVKVRFSQAVYQRERYTLKLVKQIRDHVERSYRVGVTTLTRLNEAQTDLVTVQASIATSRINCLLHLESLRAESGRILDGIR